ttttataccttcctTTGGTGATTgtccatgtgaatagatgataaaacctactggtgggtgtagtaggcccctattgacccacatctatggggcttatagcgactgataacacctatttaatagcctgacaacagtctaattggatgtgccaggcCACTCTAATTAGTTTTTATTCAGATGTATTTAATAGGAGAAACTTGGCACCTAACAGCATGTGATGTGCCAAGAGATATACACAGCTGCTAGTACAGCGGAGCATCCTGCCCATGTCCTTTGGCTCTTTAAAAGAGCACACACTTTGGAGAGAAGTTCCATTAGATCAGAGAAGCAGGAGATGATGTGTGTCAAAGGCCTGGATTCAAAGCCATATCATGGCCGACTGTTCAGCTATTTTAGCTACCATACCGGAGTTGCCACGTTGCTTGATGCACTGTCCCCGGTTGGGGATGCCAGCAGCAGGGTTTCCTTGGTTGATGATGTGGCACTCGTAGCCTGTAGGACAGTGAAGAGGCTCGTCTCCATCCTCAGTTGTGCTGCAGGCCTCAGCTAGTGGGCAGAAAACATACTGTGCATTAGAAGAAATGACAAACATGAAATGCACCAGGGTGAttttgtggttgtgtggttagtacgtatgtttgtttgttttatcttGTTTACTTGTCCTCCCTCAACCTGTCATATCTACATTTCCCCACTCAGAATGCCAGCATGGCATGCCAATTGTGCAAacttcagaattttttttaatttcactgAGGAATAGTCAAGGGGAACACAAGAATTATGCCCAGCTGTAATGCATCTTGTGGATGCATTTTATTTGAGTCTACTGAGACTATTGACAGTGGAAAAATTGGTCTCTTTGCCTCTTGTTATGAAGATGGACTCCAAAAATGTGACTTTTACTGCTGATGTACtgacaaaatgtcaaagtttaACTACTGCATAAGTTAAAACAGCACCAAAATGTCACCCAAAAATGCACATCAGCGGTACACACATGACAGGAGGGTATAGAGCTAAggtgaaacaaaaccaaaatgtgCTTAATGAAACCCGTTTTGTTCATACTCACTGAGCCATGGCAGGATtgcattagcatttagcatCTCTGACCATCAGTGACtggtcaggtgtgtgtgtgtgtgtgtgtgtgtactcaccCTGCAGAACCTCCTCAGGGCCGTCTAACAGCCAGCCGTTGCCCCCCAACCACCGAGGTTTAGGCTGCACCAGCCAGTCCAACACTGTACAATACACACAGCCACAGCAACAATATTTTAAaggcagaaacaaaaaaaaaggcagatttCCAGGTAGTTTGAGGCCTAATTTGTGTGTGTAACCATCTGCCTGTTGGTGCTGCTGACCTGGTGGTGGCTGGACAGACTCCAGGCAGGCGTAGATGCATCCATTGTAGCAGCAGCGTTTGTGGCGCTCACACTCTGAGTCTGAGCGACAGCCTGGCACCTCACAGGCTCTCTCTGGCAGCATCTGGGGTGGCGGTGGACACCGGTCGTTCTTCTGGTGCTGTGTGGACTGGGCATGGTTGGGGTACTCGTAGTCCTGAGGGACAGATAAAAGAGACACATGtccaataaatgaatgaatgagaatgtaGATGTGGTTTGGTCTGGTAGATGTTAAGATATTTCACTTGATAAGTGAAGATTTTAGCATTAAGTTTAGCACCAGCATGGatcaaaatctatttatatagtTAGGTCTGTAGGCCTGACTAGTTGATGTCATGTAGGTGCACATATATAAAAGtatatggtaacactttataataaccatcatttataaaattggaaattgatagttaattaaacatatttaatatgtattttactgttaacaaacaattaaaagataattaataatgtttaataattattagtaatgctataatttctgttatgttgtcattagtttgtgtaatatgaaataattagtttataaattatatattgtatcatagctgataagagacgacAACAactacattctgattacattagtaagcTATTTATTATCAATATATTGTTTCACACATTATAAccgtttatatactgtattaagtatttgttagtgattaccaaataatttgtaaacttttaagaaattgtttgaaaaacatctgtaaacattacattgatagatggaccagaaaccaattatcaatcattgacaaagtattaactatctacataatgtttatagatgctttacaaagtatttattaaccatttaacaaggtataaTAATAGCCATCCAACTAATGTTTATGGATGATTAACAAACCAATTaataaccattaacaaagtgttacaaatatctatctatgtaatgtttatagatgcttttacaaattatttctcaaaggtttacaaatcatttggtaatcattaacaaatacctaatctagaaaataaaatattgtgtgtgacaataaactgttgaaataaaataaatcatagcattactaattattagtaaacatcattaatcattttgttgtttgtttacagtaaaataactagtaactaagtttaattaactatcaatttaacatttataaatgatggttatgaTAAAGCGTTACCAGTAAAGgtacatttttgtgtgtttttaaacatCATGAATGACACTTGACAATAAATGAAACCTCTCATTTGGTTCCAAACTGAAAAAAGACTTCCCCGGATGTTCACACAGTGTGGTTGTAAAATTGTACATAGATTGCACTTTTTAACCACCAGAGGGCAGCAACTTTTCAGCAcagcagagaaaagcagcagaggcagagagGTTTTGGCTTCAGTATGCATGCAAGCCTGCTAATGTCTTGACCCGGATTGGGAAGGTGATTCACTGTGGGAACAAACACTTCCCTGGTGATCCTGAGAAGGAGAAAGTAGGCCACAGGACCCTGAGCCAAGCAAAGACACACTTTGCACACTTCGACGGCTTTGGCAACATTAAGTGTAGGCCTGCATGCACACGTGCATGTGCACAGATCTGTATCACAGCCATGGTCTCTGtggtttaatatttttttttaccaagctgTTGCTCTTTATTAATTCCTGCTCGTTGAATTGAATCATAGAATTTGTGGGTTTATACGCTTTCACACTGCTGGTATCAATTATCACAAGTTTTCAGCCACAGTGTAAGCAGCTATTCTTTGTTATCGGTTATATACACATGGGGAACATTACAACAAAATCCCAAGAAGCACAGCTGCCCTTGACTAAACATTAACTCTCAATCCTTTCTCATACACTGTATTTGCTTTTGTATAACAAGCTGCAGTGTGATCAAGTTTCTAGTTCACTCCACTCCTTTCTTGTTTCTGTTACATATAGCAATGAGCAACACTGTGCTGTTTACTGGCTGGTCTGACATCACTTTTATAGCAACCACTGGGGTGCAAGGTGGTTACCTTTGAACCTTTCTACAGCACAGGAATGTATGTATCTAATCCTTTGTCAAAGCGTCATTATGGCTGTGCCTCAAATTTAATTTCTTGTCATAAGAACACATGCTGTGTCGACGGGCCAGCCATTAGGAATTATGGGCATGGAGACAGACTTTCCAAAGCGGGCTCCTCATCCACATCGACTCCAGgtcgtctagtttcatatgataccagtatcttcactctagctttaaaactgggcCAGCTACAGAGGGTATCATTTGTACGTTGATCTTCGCCGGACATTCCTGGTGCTTCTTCACACTTTTCTTTGGCCAGAAATGTGGCCATAGCCTCTCTGATCCTTTCATTTTCTTGTTCTCTTTGTACACTGGCTTTTATTTTTTGAGCCCCTTATCAGGGCTTTCCACAAGGATTTGGAGTATAGCAAGCCAGTGGGAAACAGCAGCCAGCTATAAAAGGGTCCATGGACATGCCCCcgtaggagaaaaaaaatataaaagcccAAATTTGGTTCCTCTGGCACATTCTGCCACTATTCCATCATAGTCATTATGGCTTTTTCGTAACTGATAGTGCATTGTTGTAACTATCCATatgatttattttgtatttatatgattttattttgtttagatCTTAAGTTTTGGGTGTTAAAACAAGAACAACAAGAGAGTTTCAGTTTTCCTGAATTTATGTCTTTTCAGTTGTGTGGGTGAGTTTCTTTGACTTTCCAGTCACAGCCATTCATTTGGGAGTTtgtcccagagagagagagagagagagagaggtgttttTTCTCTACACTAGATTAGTAATTAGATAATCAGCTTGTGGGTTGCACACGGTCATTAAAACTGTGCTGTTTATTTGGCAGGCTCACTGAACGCTCTTACAAACCAACCGGAAAAACGAAAGCAAATGTTTGGCGCGGACGGTGGtatcacacacactgtatgtgtgttcacTTTATACACACATTAATTCGTTCTGGCAGCTGAGGGCTTAGCGGGTGGAAGGATGGTTATTTTGGGGGGGTCGGATGGGGGATTCACAccatggagggatggagggaacAATATGCGGCGGCTCTTACAGTCAGAGCTTGTAAAAGTTACTCTGAGACCCTGCATATTAGTGAAACTAGTTCAAGTTTTGATTGTACATCACGTGTAGGGCTAGGTTTcaaatttcaatattttttggGGGACTGGCTGAAGTGTGTCTGTAAAAAGTGTATTGTTTAGAAAGTTGTCATTGAAGCCTTAGTCAGACTCTTAGCCTTGTGTACTTATTTCCtatttaaagctgctctaatcaatatATTCATATTAGCAATGGGTCACTATGTGTAATGTTAAAGGTGCCATTCATAGTGACAAATCCACaaagaattatcacctgacaatacagttcccctcagctctatggagctttttagcatctttcagctcattgttttggttttgagaCCCGCAGCTGCTTTGAGTCACTACTGCTCTCTTCAGCATCCTTTCCagatgcagcaggcagctgttttcagtgaaaaagctctgataaagaGACTGTGACAACAAGCTAGTCAATATAAGGGAGCATTTGGCAGCTAAAGCgtcagatatttttctcaggagaccaaaacagagctaaaatgaGAGTCAATAGTGGACTTACAATCATCAGGAGGCTTGACTCTAAATGACTCCGTGTCTGGTTGATTAAACAATTTAGCATCTTCAAATGAATTCTTCAACTTTACAGTGACTATATCTGTACTGTGTTTGCAGAGTGAAGGAAACaaataagcctgtggcttcacATACTCAGACTGGATTTGCTATGAATTTCCTCTCTGTTGTTTGAGATGATATAATGTGGAAAATCTCTCTGCtgccaactgtgtgtgtgtgcgggtgtgcgtgtgtgtgtgtgtgtgtgtgtgtgtgtgtgtgtgcagtatctATGGTACAGAGTGGTGATCTGCTTCAGTGTAAGTCCAGTAAATAAGCCACAGTTCAGCGATATCAACTTTAAACGATGATAGTATGTCGATGTTGTGTTATAGCTTTTTGCGCTGACCCCAAGAAGCCAAAAGAATCTAGTTCTGTAGCGCATTGGTAGCCGAGAGGTTACAGCGCATGCCATATAACCGCAAAGTCTCGGGTTCGATTCTGGCCTTGTGACTTTTGGTGCATCTCATATCCTCCTCTCCCCCAACACTGTCCTCTGTCAAATAAAGTCAAAAGGCCAAAAAAATCTTTAGAAAGAATCAAGTTCTTGTACAGCCCAGTCTCACTTCCAGCTTGTAAAGTACTGCCCCTCGGCATTGGATACCGTCACACGGACGCAGCATTTAGCAACTGCATGCGACGCACTGGCCTTTCGACTATATATACtatgtatattgacacgccattCCTGACACATCCAAAAGTAACataagaggggtaccccgtgcgttggTCTCTgatgctgaggggcactgaccaagagGCAGTACTTAACGAGTTCGAGTGAGAAGGTGTTGTCTTGTAAAGTCTTAAAAGACAAccaatttagcattgcactaACATGGACAGTAAAAACaaattgatgcaacacaacCAGAGATGTCATCTTTTTGTTATCCCATGCAATCTTCTTCCTCGTCAAAATCTGGTCCCTACagtacccacaatgcaacttatGTAGCCTCAAGCAGAGACTAGGAGCGGGTTTAACTCCGCACGCCccgatttttttcattttcaaacttgtagtcttcaggatcaagtgacatcacttgaggcaatttatcagatttcacacagctccctctggagcgtCAAAAGgctttttacaacttttttcataCAGCAATTCCAAAGACCTGCAAACAGACATGATATGTGTAAAATTGGTTACGTTCCCCTTTAAGACAAAATTAAACACTTATACGTTTGAGATGCATTTTGTTAAATAGAAAATGTTCATATTCTTTAGTGTTATGGAAAActgtatgataaaaaaaatgcagatatcATATCGACACCAGTCTCAAAAAACCTTCAAATAATACCCAGCCCTAATCACTGGAGCATTTTTACAGTTAGTTCTGCATGTGCATGCTCCCACACACTGTACACTACAGGTCTTTCAGACGCTTCATTCATGGTTCTCAGGAAGTAAGTGGAGCCAGAGTGGTTCACGACGTCTTCTGGTACAATTAGATCTATGAATGAGCGCTACAAAGTCTGCTGTGATTGGATAATGACATAATGACTTCTTGCCCTTACTCTCCTTGTCTCATATCCGATCTGCTTCTAACGTCTCCTACAAAAGGTCAAGTGAGCCCTTCCTGtttatgtgactgtgtgtgtaaagtgtgtTTGCTTGTACACATGAATACGCTGCAAAAGCCATTCATTCTTTAGTATTTACTTTACTGTATTGATCCCTGAGTCTTAGCCTTGCCAAATTCtaacatactttttcttttttactataCTTTTGCCTCCATGTCATTCAGCTCTTACTGTAACTACATCACTCTCAGGGCTCCTCTTGTGTCTTCTCCCCTGCCCATCATGTCTTTGTAGCTTTGCCAGAAGGGCCGCCATGCTGTACAGTACATCCTGAGCTCTTTTGCACAATCCTGCTCACATCTCTCTGATGTTCCACAATGTTTATTTACACTCCTGTCTGCTGTAGAGACGCTGCCAGCAGGCCCGTGTGGGACGTTCATGTCTATCTGTGGGCATGTTTCCCCCCctatttgtttgtctgtctctgtcattCTGAAACACTCTCACTatctctcttcctcttgttttttttcttcctccagtCATCGATCTCTTTGGTGTTGAAAAGCAGTGGCATGATGGTGGCGTTAACGAttaatctctctctttttagtGCTCTTGCTCTGTGGTTTATGGGGAGTTTGTGAGGCCACTGGAGACCATGTCTGGATCCGTAACTGTACCGAGATCAGGCCGTTCATGGTTCCACGCAGAGATCTCAGACAGAGATTTTCTGCTTGCTATGCACTACAAGGATGCATGCACACCCAGAAACACCCAGACAttatgcacatacagtactgcAGGGTCAAGGTTGTGCACACTTATATGCATAAACAAGGAAACGCTGTGTTCTctcatttaaaatgtcaaatcaaaTGTGCCAGATCTCCCATGTCTGGTACATGAAATAGCCCACAGCACACATCTGGTTAGCTTTTGGGTTGTCAGGACTCATTTCCTGTCTCTATACCAGCAGTCCGTTTGCAGAAAGATAGACAGACATGCAGATAGATAGAGACACTGCAGGCTTTAAACTGTGCGGCCTGTAAATCAGTGGGAGATGAGAGTTTCAATGAGTGATGGGAGGACATGCTGACTGACAAACAGGTAGATGCACAGCTTAGAAAAGCTGTCTTTGAACATACCGGCAGAGCGGTGATGTCTAACCTTGAAATGCAGACAAACGGACTGAACCCATATGAGGCGTGGTTTACACGACAGGAGGGAGGTTAACCATCTGTGAATGCAACTAATTACTGTTGGGAAAACATTCTGAAATAGCGTCTGCTACCTGTCAGTCATAGCCTGAGGTAGCAGGGACTGCACCCGAAACTCATCTACTGTATATTTGGTATGCAGAGTTATGTCTGTGGTCTCACATACTCAGACTCTGTTGTTAGTGATAATATAAAATCTCTCTGTTGCCAAATAAAAGGAATGTCTGGAACATCAGAAGCCCTAGGTGAAAAATGTGAAGCAGCAGTTGATGTGGAAATGCGTTCGTGTTTTAGGTTTGTGTGTATGGTACTGAGCGGCAATCTGCTTCAGTGTAATGCGCTTCTGACCAGTAGATTCACATCATCTGACTGGGATAAGTCCCCCACACACACCAGTTCACGAAACTACTGGTTAACTGGATGACTGACTGACTATAATAACTCCTATGTTTACAGAAAAATGTACATATCAAAATATTCACAAAAAATATCCCCAAATGTAGACGCCATTCCCGTACATTTATGAATTTTTTTGCTTACCGTGTAATAGTATTTATTGTGAGATATGTTATTTTAATGTATGTCTATGTGATGCGGCTGAACTGTGAACTGGGCCTTGTTACCATTCTGTACCAGAAACAaattacacatactgtacttatgttgtttggttattaaagtgaagtgaagtgacgcaaaatgtttttaaagccactaatttctttaacgcattaaggcaaTCGAGCTTTGGTCGATCTTTGGTcgaggttgtagcgagcttagttttaaagctagagtgaagataataaactagaaaaacctaaggaatccatgtcatactagcttgtcacgaaggaggctaaataacgctccaaacatacgctaaattttggtgaggaaaaactggcattgccattttcaaaggggttccctgacctctgacctcaagatatgtgaatgaaaataggttctatgggtacccacgagtctcccctttttgaccactttatgataatcacatgcagttttgggcaagtcatagtcaagtcaacacactgacagctgttgttgcctgttgggcttgagtttgccatgttatgatttcagcatattttttatgctaaatgcagttcctttgagggtttctggacaatatgtgtcattgttttgtgttgttaattgatttccaaggGAGGGTAGAGAGCCTTAAAGACTAACTGCTAAATAACTCGCTAGCCAACTGGGCTAGCACTCAGTCAAAATAGCCTTGGCACGCATCAGCTGTTTAAAGGTCACATCTGCTTTTAAAATGGCAAAATGCCATTGGAATGAGATAAAAAAATCTCTGATATTAGTGGATTTGTTTGCAGGGGCATAGAAATTCTTGAGAAGTTTTCGCAtcaagttcaactttggtgaactttgaccTGCGAATTTGCGCTGACCAATCTAGACAGTGCTGATCTTTGAGTGGACGGAGAGCCGGAAAGTCCAAAACAGAGGAAGTCAGCTTAACTTATTAGCTGCTTTGTACCATTCACTTTTATTTGACCTCCATGTGTCGGACTATAAACTGCTCCACAAAACAGGCATGATTGCAGacagtaatttttttaaaactgtatGAACTTATTGTCCCATTACCGACTGAGATAAGCTAGCAAGTTTGTTAGCTGGAGAGCTTTATTTTACCTCTTCAGTAAATTTTGTATAGAGATCAGTTTAGGGAGATGCTGCCATCGGTCAACAGCACAAATTCGCAggtcaaagttcaccaaagttgaacttgaTGCGAAAACGTCTCAAGGATTTATTTGCCCTGCAAACAAATCCACTAATATCAGAGATTGTTCATCTCATTCCAATGGCATTTTGCCATTTTAAATGCTGGTGTGACCTTTAAACAGCTAATGCATGCCAAGGCTGTACCGCATTTGTCATGCATTCCCAGGACTTGTCAACTCTCAGCATTAAAGGCCACAAACTATTTGAAAGTTTGTACAACAGCACAGGTAAAAAGTTTCCTGTTCTGTTTTCAAGACAGATAATCACAAACAAACTTTAACATTGATAAGAGTAACTTGACCACAATTTCCCTCAATAGCGATGAAGCAGGACAGTCAGGCAGAGCTGCATGTCAGTATGTAATTGTGTAATTCAGTTACATTTAATACATGCTGATTCTCAACCATTTGTAATCAAAATGTTACTTTTAATCCCCTTCAATTCAACTCATGACCTGAAAtgaattaattgcaaattaatcacacagatttttatctgtttaaaatgtaccttaaagggaatacacttatcaacatggcggtgggcaaatatgcttgctttatacaaatgtaagtatacatttattattggaaatcaattaacaacacaaaacaatgacacatattgtccataaaccctcacaggtactgcatttaacataaaaaatatgctcaaatcataacatggcaaactgcagcccaacaggcaacaacagctgtcagtgtgtcagtgtgttgacttgactatgacttgccccaaactgtatgtgattatcataaagtgggcatgtctgtaaaggggaaactcgtgggtacccagagaacccattttcattcacatatcttaaggtcagaggtcaagggacccctttgaaaatgcgcatgacagtttttcctcgccaaaatttagcataagtttggagcgttatttagcctcattcgc
The nucleotide sequence above comes from Sebastes fasciatus isolate fSebFas1 chromosome 4, fSebFas1.pri, whole genome shotgun sequence. Encoded proteins:
- the wfdc1 gene encoding WAP four-disulfide core domain protein 1 yields the protein MPGSVVLLLLSLLVLSTGSDARRIRKRGLNQKDYEYPNHAQSTQHQKNDRCPPPPQMLPERACEVPGCRSDSECERHKRCCYNGCIYACLESVQPPPVLDWLVQPKPRWLGGNGWLLDGPEEVLQAEACSTTEDGDEPLHCPTGYECHIINQGNPAAGIPNRGQCIKQRGNSDGRGLRHKYFKDYKDYLGTSSSNAVGYEKHHQKHLG